Proteins found in one Balaenoptera musculus isolate JJ_BM4_2016_0621 chromosome 4, mBalMus1.pri.v3, whole genome shotgun sequence genomic segment:
- the ZBTB38 gene encoding zinc finger and BTB domain-containing protein 38 — translation MTVMSLSRDLKDDFHSDTVLSILNEQRIRGILCDVTIIVEDTKFKAHSNVLAASSLYFKNIFWSHTICISSHVLELDDLKAEVFTEILNYIYSSTVVVKRQETVTDLAAAGKKLGISFLEDLTDRNFSNSPGPYVFCITEKGVVKEEKNEKRHEEPAITNGPRITNAFSIIETENSNNMFSPLDLRASFKKVSDSMRTTSLCLERTDVCHEVEPVRTLAEHSYAVSSVAEAYRSLPVRERDSSSPGKTGKENCEAVAAKPKTCRKPKTLSVPQDSDSPPENIPPPPATNLEMNQEGSPQPAAILSLSKSPNNSEGEVHFPRADENKSSDVPTLPATEVPPLIYNCSCCSKSFDSSTLLSAHMQLHKPTQEPLVCKHCNKQFSTLNRLDRHEQICMRSSHMPVPGGNQRFLENYPTIGQNGGAFTGPEPLLSENRIGEFSSPGSTLPETEHMVKFVNGQMLYSCVVCKRSYVTLSSLRRHANVHSWRRTYPCHYCNKVFALAEYRTRHEIWHTGERRYQCIFCLETFMTYYILKNHQKSFHAIDHRLSISKKTANGGLKPSVYPYKLYRLLPMKCKRAPYKSYRHSSYENTRENSQMNESAPGPYVIQNPHDSELPTLNFQNSVNTLTSSPAIPLETPARQDVPTSTSAQNAEGTKWGERGELKVDLDNNFYSTEASVSSTENAVGSGLRAGDAPVLSVSNGSENSTSVISYSGSAPSVIVHSSQFSSVIMHSNAVAATSSHNPRAPSDLAGSQTPKDDGKPEPDKVGRVVSRPKSMKEKKKTILCNRGEVPEESRYIADPGGSLSKTTNIIKETSKIETYIAKPALPGTSTNSNVAPLCQITVKIGNEAIVKRHILGSKLFYKRGRRPKYQMQEETPPRESEQETNGDSPIGLCQSECVEMSEMFDDASDQDSTDKPWRPYYNYKPKKKSRQLRKMRKANWRKEHENRSPSSKCKYPAELDCAVGKAPQEKAFEEEENKEMPKLQCELCDGDKASGAGNQGRPHRHLTARPYACELCSKQFQSPSTLKMHMRCHTGEKPYQCKTCGRCFSVQGNLQKHERIHLGVKEFVCQYCNKAFTLNETLKIHERIHTGEKRYHCQFCFQSFLYLSTKRNHEQRHIREHNGKGYACFQCPKICKTAAALGMHQKKHLFKSPSQREKTEGDTGHENSNPLENPHFIDSEDNDQKDNGQTVVDNVL, via the coding sequence ATGACAGTCATGTCCCTTTCCAGGGACCTCAAGGACGACTTTCACAGCGACACAGTGCTCTCCATCTTGAATGAGCAGCGCATTCGGGGCATTTTATGTGATGTCACTATCATTGTGGAAGACACCAAATTTAAAGCCCACAGCAATGTCCTGGCTGCCTCAAgcctttatttcaaaaatatcttttggAGCCATACCATCTGTATTTCCAGCCACGTCCTGGAGCTGGATGATCTCAAAGCCGAAGTGTTTACAGAAATCCTTAATTATATCTACAGCTCCACAGTCGTCGTCAAGAGACAAGAAACAGTCACTGATCTTGCAGCTGCAGGAAAAAAGCTGGGAATATCCTTCTTGGAAGATCTTACCGATCGCAACTTTTCAAATTCCCCAGGTCCTTATGTATTCTGCATTACCGAGAAGGGAgtggttaaagaagaaaaaaatgaaaaaaggcatGAAGAACCAGCCATCACTAATGGGCCAAGGATCACAAATGCATTTTCCATCATCGAAACAGAAAATAGTAATAACATGTTTTCTCCACTGGACTTGAGGGCAAGTTTCAAAAAGGTCTCCGACTCCATGAGAACCACCAGCCTTTGCCTGGAGAGGACTGACGTCTGCCACGAGGTGGAGCCCGTGCGCACCCTCGCCGAGCACTCCTACGCCGTGTCTTCCGTGGCCGAGGCTTACAGAAGTCTGCCTGTACGGGAACGGGACAGCAGTTCACCTGGGAAAACAGGTAAAGAAAACTGCGAAGCTGTTGCAGCAAAACCGAAAACATGCCGAAAGCCAAAGACACTCTCCGTACCCCAGGATTCGGATTCACCTCCAGAAAATATACCCCCCCCTCCAGCAACCAACTTGGAAATGAATCAAGAAGGAAGTCCACAGCCGGCTGCAATTCTTTCCCTTTCAAAATCTCCCAACAACAGCGAAGGAGAGGTCCATTTTCCCAGGGCAGATGAAAATAAATCCTCTGATGTCCCCACGCTGCCAGCCACAGAGGTGCCGcctctcatttacaattgcagcTGTTGTTCCAAATCTTTCGACAGTAGCACTTTGCTCAGCGCCCACATGCAGCTTCACAAGCCAACCCAGGAGCCCTTGGTGTGCAAGCATTGCAACAAACAGTTCAGCACCCTCAACAGACTGGATCGGCACGAGCAGATCTGTATGAGGTCAAGCCACATGCCCGTTCCTGGAGGGAATCAGCGCTTCTTAGAAAACTATCCCACCATTGGGCAGAATGGAGGTGCATTCACAGGTCCCGAACCTTTATTATCTGAGAATAGGATTGGTGAATTTTCCAGTCCCGGAAGTACCTTGCCAGAAACAGAACACATGGTTAAATTTGTTAACGGGCAAATGCTCTACAGCTGCGTAGTATGCAAACGTAGTTATGTGACTTTATCCAGCCTCCGAAGACATGCCAATGTTCACTCGTGGAGAAGAACGTATCCTTGCCATTACTGCAACAAAGTGTTTGCATTGGCTGAGTACAGGACAAGACATGAGATTTGGCACACAGGAGAAAGGCGGTATCAGTGCATTTTCTGCCTGGAAACGTTCATGACCTACTATATACTCAAAAACCACCAGAAGTCTTTCCATGCCATCGATCATAGACTTTCCATCAGTAAAAAAACAGCAAACGGGGGCTTGAAGCCTAGTGTCTATCCATATAAGCTTTATAGGCTCCTGCCCATGAAATGCAAGCGGGCTCCTTACAAGAGCTACCGACATTCTTCCTATGAAAATACTCGAGAAAACAGTCAGATGAACGAGTCTGCACCCGGCCCCTATGTTATTCAGAATCCGCACGACTCTGAGTTGCCTACTCTGAATTTCCAGAACAGTGTAAACACCTTGACCAGCAGTCCAGCCATCCCACTGGAAACACCAGCACGTCAGGATGTACCCACTTCCACCAGTGCGCAAAACGCAGAGGGTACCaaatggggagagaggggagagttgAAAGTTGATCTGGACAACAACTTTTATTCAACGGAGGCGTCAGTTTCTTCCACTGAAAATGCCGTCGGTTCAGGCCTCCGGGCAGGGGACGCGCCCGTGTTGTCTGTGAGTAATGGCAGTGAGAACTCCACCTCTGTGATCAGCTACAGTGGCTCAGCCCCCTCGGTCATCGTGCACAGCAGCCAGTTTTCATCGGTGATAATGCACAGCAATGCCGTTGCTGCCACAAGCAGCCACAACCCCAGAGCCCCTTCAGACCTGGCTGGCAGTCAGACCCCGAAAGACGATGGCAAACCCGAGCCGGACAAAGTGGGGAGGGTTGTCAGCAGACCCAAGagcatgaaggagaaaaagaaaaccatcctGTGTAACAGGGGAGAAGTACCAGAGGAGTCCAGATACATTGCTGATCCTGGAGGGTCATTGAGCAAAACCACAAACATCATTAAAGAAACTAGTAAAATTGAAACTTACATCGCAAAGCCTGCTCTCCCGGGAACCTCCACAAACAGCAACGTGGCGCCCCTTTGCCAGATAACGGTGAAAATCGGGAACGAAGCCATTGTGAAAAGGCACATCCTAGGATCTAAATTGTTCTATAaaagagggaggaggcccaagTACCAAATGCAGGAGGAGACTCCGCCGCGAGAGAGTGAACAGGAAACCAACGGAGACAGCCCGATCGGGCTCTGCCAGTCCGAGTGCGTGGAGATGAGTGAGATGTTTGACGATGCCAGTGACCAGGATTCCACGGACAAACCATGGCGCCCTTACTACAACTACAAACCCAAAAAGAAATCCCGACAgttgagaaaaatgaggaaagccAACTGGAGGAAGGAGCATGAAAACAGGAGCCCGAGCAGCAAATGTAAATACCCGGCCGAACTGGACTGCGCAGTGGGGAAGGCTCCCCAGGAGAAGGCCTtcgaggaagaagaaaataaagagatgccCAAGTTGCAGTGTGAGCTCTGCGACGGAGACAAAGCCTCTGGGGCTGGGAATCAAGGGAGGCCCCACCGGCATCTCACGGCCAGGCCTTATGCGTGTGAGCTCTGCTCCAAGCAGTTCCAGAGCCCCTCCACCCTGAAGATGCACATGAGGTGTCACACGGGAGAGAAGCCGTACCAGTGCAAGACCTGCGGACGGTGCTTCTCGGTGCAAGGTAACCTACAGAAACACGAGCGCATCCACCTGGGCGTGAAGGAGTTCGTCTGTCAGTATTGCAACAAGGCCTTCACGTTGAACGAGACCCTCAAAATCCACGAAAGAATCCACACTGGTGAAAAGCGATACCACTGTCAGTTCTGCTTTCAGAGTTTTTTGTATCTCTCCACGAAAAGGAATCATGAGCAGAGGCATATCCGGGAGCATAATGGGAAGGGCTATGCCTGCTTCCAGTGCCCCAAAATTTGCAAAACAGCTGCTGCCCTTGGAATGCACCAGAAGAAACACTTATTCAAAAGCCCAAGTCAGCGGGAGAAAACAGAAGGTGACACGGGCCACGAAAACTCAAATCCCCTGGAGAATCCACATTTCATTGATTCAGAAGACAATGACCAAAAGGATAATGGACAAACCGTtgttgataatgtcctttga